One genomic region from Deltaproteobacteria bacterium encodes:
- a CDS encoding type II toxin-antitoxin system Phd/YefM family antitoxin, protein MESTSPRTFRANLKEYMDMADEKPIRIQKREGNACVLMSEEYYEGLLNEISSLQKSLLSANQALRGEIIEYKIGDKDRLKRFKK, encoded by the coding sequence ATGGAATCAACGTCTCCAAGAACATTTAGGGCTAACTTAAAAGAATATATGGATATGGCTGATGAAAAGCCCATACGTATTCAAAAGCGTGAAGGTAATGCCTGCGTTTTAATGTCTGAGGAATACTACGAAGGGTTATTGAATGAGATTTCTTCGCTACAAAAAAGCTTGCTCTCTGCCAACCAAGCTTTAAGAGGTGAAATCATCGAATATAAAATTGGCGATAAAGATCGTTTGAAAAGATTTAAAAAATGA